The sequence below is a genomic window from Clostridium sp. BJN0001.
AGCCCACCTCAAGATAAGATTTCCCATAGCGTAAGCTAGTAAGACCCCTTGAAGACGACAAGGTTGATAGGTCAGGGGTGTAAGTATAGTAATATATTTAGCTGACTGATACTAATAGGTCGAGGGCTTGACCAAATTAAAAAAGTTGTAATACATGATTTATATGCAATTTTGAAAGAACAAATCTTTCAAAAATATCTGGTGATGATGGCGTAGAGGTAACACTCCTTTCCATACCGAACAGGACAGTTAAGGTCTATTGCGCTGATGGTACTGCATGGGTGACTGTGTGGAAGAGTAAGACGTCGCCAGGTGAATGTGGCTTGATAGCTCAGTCGGTAGAGCAGAGGACTGAAAATCCTCGTGTCACTGGTTCGATTCCAGTTCAAGCCACCATTATTTTATGGCGCTATAGCCAAGTGGTAAGGCAGAGGTCTGCAAAACCTTTATCCCCAGTTCAAATCTGGGTGGCGCCTCCAGATTAAAGATGATTTATCTTAACCCAAGATAGATTGTCTTTTTTTTGTTTTAAATTAAAAAAGATATGTTTTATTTGAACATATCTTTTTTGTATAATATAAATGCTGTAAATGCACATATACCTACTGTTATTAATGCAACTTTTATGAATGCATTTGGATCTGTGGCTGTAAATGGAAGTATAATATTCATTCCAAAAATACCACTCATTATTGTCGGAATTGACATTAATATTGTAACAGAAGCAAGAACTTTCATTACTATATTTAAATTATTAGAAATTACTGATGCAAAAAAGTCCATTGTACTAGCTAAAATATTACTATATATATCAGTCATTTCTATTGCTTGTTTATTTTCTATAATAACATCTTCTAGTACATCTTTATCTTCTTCATATTTCTGCATTAGATCAAGTTTTAACATTTTTTCAAGAGTCAGTTCATTAGATTTTAATGAAGTAGAAAAGTATACTAATGATTTTTCTAATGAATGAAGCTGGATAAGCTCTCTATTTTTCATAGATTTATGAAGTCTTTTTTCTATCATTAGGCTTTTCTTATCAATTTGCCTTAAATATATTAAATAATAAGTTGAAATTTTACTTAATATCTGCAATATAAATCTTGATTTTTTAAAAGTAAAAAATGATTTCACTTTTGAATGTATAAAATCAGTTAAAATTTTACTGTTTTTTAAACATACAGTTATTATTTGCTTTTCTGTATGAATTATAGCTAAAGGATAAGTATCGTATGTAAGTGAATTCTCTTCCATTTCTGTAAAGGGAATATCTACTATTAACAGTGTTACATTATCTTCTGATTCAATACGAGAAGTTTCCTCATCATCTAATGCAGCATTTAAAAAATCTAACGATACTCCTGTTTTTTTGGATATGAGGATTAACTCTTCATCTGATGGTGCAATAATGTTAATCCACGATCCATTTTCAATTGTATCAAGTACTTTAAGTTTATTATTATCAATTTCATTTTTATAAATTCGTATCAATATAAACACCTCTGAATTAAATTACTATACTATACTATATATTATACTATAATAAATTTATCGTAAATTAATATTTTTAAATAAATACATGCAAAAATTAAAGAAAAACAGATAAATAACTAGATATTTCAAAATAAATTGACTATATCGGTGCTTAATACGAAATATTATAAAATTTAAGAATGGATAAAAGAATAAAGAATGAGTATAATCAATAGTATTGGAAAGAAATAGTTGGGGGATACGATAGTGCATAAAGAAATAGTTACTAGAAAAACAACTCCTGTAGTTGTTGCAGTTTTATTTGTAATTGTTGCCTTACTTTACGTATATGAGGGAGTATGCTATCTTAAATTTACACATGTTACTATGCTCAAGATTACTATATACTTTATGATTTCAGTTTTAATTATATTTGAAACTTTGAAATCACGAATATATTATAAATATGCTGTTATTGCTAATAAACTCATCATAAATAGAGTATTTTGTAATAAACAAAAAAATATTGAGAGCATAAATTTTTCAGATATAATTTATGTTGGTACAGATATTTCATCGTGCAAAAAGTTTTCAGCAAAAAATAAAGGTAAATATTCTTTTTTACTTGATAGAAATAAAAGATACTACTGTGTATATGAAAGCAATAATGGATATTATAGCTTTGAATTTACACCAAGCACAGAACTATTAAAATACATAAAGATTGACAAAATAAAATAATACAAATAAGAGTGCATTTAATGCACTCTTATTTTTTTATTGTATTATAAAATTCTGTTTCAACTTCCGATAAAAGATTCTTATTTTCTATCAAATCTATTGATGTGCATACAAGTGCAAGAGCTGCTCTATTACATCTTTCAAAAGCAAAATCGGTTATTGTACTTTTAGCAAAATCTAAGCTTCCATATTTTACAGTACTATTATCTTCTATAATACCTATATATGGATGAATACATGGAACTTTATGACTTACTGTACCTATACTTAGCCCTGCATAAATATCTTTAGGAGGTTTAATGTCTATAATGCCACTTTGCTTAAGATTATGACTAAATAGACGATTTAAAGTCCTATTGCTTATAAGCTCTTCATTCGGACATTCATATAGAGAAAATTCTGATCTCAGATTTGTTATAGATGATATAAATGTACTTATTTTTCTTATAAGATTATTACCATATTCTGCGCTTTCTGTGTCTTTGGCACGAATATAGAATTTTGCTTCTGCACTGCATGGAAGCAGAAGTGGAGTATATCCTCCATTTGATAAAATTGTGTTTATTTCAAGACCTTTTGGATAAGTTTTTTCTAAAGATTTTACTGTTGTTAAAAGAAGTAAAATAGCATCTAATGAAGTATATTTATTTTTATTCATAAAGCTTAAACCACAATCACTTTTAAATTTTACTGATAAAGGTATAATTGCAGAACATGAACCACTTTCACATGTTTCAACATCTGGATGAACAGCCATTACAACATCTATATC
It includes:
- a CDS encoding M20 family peptidase; protein product: MRQEIISFLTTCGDDIKDLCKFLYNNPEHSYKEEKSCNYICSLLEKYNFNIKKNYLDIDNSFVATKGNGHPKICFLCEYDAVDNMGHITGHNMLTSISLLATLTLGYSIENIIKNGSVILIGCPGEYLGGTKEVLAKQGVFDDIDVVMAVHPDVETCESGSCSAIIPLSVKFKSDCGLSFMNKNKYTSLDAILLLLTTVKSLEKTYPKGLEINTILSNGGYTPLLLPCSAEAKFYIRAKDTESAEYGNNLIRKISTFISSITNLRSEFSLYECPNEELISNRTLNRLFSHNLKQSGIIDIKPPKDIYAGLSIGTVSHKVPCIHPYIGIIEDNSTVKYGSLDFAKSTITDFAFERCNRAALALVCTSIDLIENKNLLSEVETEFYNTIKK
- a CDS encoding magnesium transporter CorA family protein; the protein is MIRIYKNEIDNNKLKVLDTIENGSWINIIAPSDEELILISKKTGVSLDFLNAALDDEETSRIESEDNVTLLIVDIPFTEMEENSLTYDTYPLAIIHTEKQIITVCLKNSKILTDFIHSKVKSFFTFKKSRFILQILSKISTYYLIYLRQIDKKSLMIEKRLHKSMKNRELIQLHSLEKSLVYFSTSLKSNELTLEKMLKLDLMQKYEEDKDVLEDVIIENKQAIEMTDIYSNILASTMDFFASVISNNLNIVMKVLASVTILMSIPTIMSGIFGMNIILPFTATDPNAFIKVALITVGICAFTAFILYKKDMFK